In Bombus pyrosoma isolate SC7728 linkage group LG2, ASM1482585v1, whole genome shotgun sequence, a genomic segment contains:
- the LOC122575121 gene encoding PDZ domain-containing RING finger protein 4 isoform X6: MGARVNGQDVSNSSHEDAVRCFQSAQEPIIVEVLRRQPTQQQQQQQHSQRIGWKEQESRSTEPEKEWERMAEGGNKRDQHAINICSNLVSTAVQTDWAGLLETEEEELLPVVDEQPNDSFEDFLAHDIDFEEVTLRKAGSAEKLGLTVCYSSGSGSEDADTEVYISEIVPESLAARDGRLREGDQILRVNGKDVANKEQTENLFAETKNAVTILVSRCLYQEDDYKERRVYSRGSPLLSPDHLPSYQNSLIEQLIRQQQQQTEERTKDTEEDGSTLRPPPPPPPPVPCHTLGHQANNNTPSSSCSSQTSQKSSGRNAASPARHADHDRKQWMQETLKDCSKKMEGLCVRGQSQTGCGGGGGGGGGGMIAVRLADAYSNHVWSETEHIYETIPESDSEPIYSSPYEHHRRWHHANHTPSVVATAQPTITTVPPPPTTIVSTIAIAITTTANTTTSNALIQYSQNQANQSGRWYCSSKSNSSGEEKDSSSAYNTGESCNSNPLTLELQRGERDHHKSTLVLCPPKALAVQQQQQQQQQRLGCTCPAFTNRHTKNQSNKRGSSSHYYRDRATDPTNLPADTMYTNIANLQQTMLLQQQLFKQALDRRNSTIGGSRESSSVTAVAAGGTAKKSRSHGNFQAPNLTRYQFVGSQQVCASSSWIPPEDKANDVQMEWKVKRRADGTRYIARRPVRNRILRNRAIKISEERAGHSTEDDTMSEVKVGRYWTKEERKRQLERARERKQRQQELQLQQQQQQQLQQQQQQQQQQLQMQQTNELLTCEHGEHEKLPKKPLNIVELSHKKMARKKNTLDDFTTVQEMLVHGNRIGSAGGPGTGGKLMGLLSVTTV; this comes from the exons ATGGGTGCGAGG GTAAATGGCCAAGATGTATCGAACTCGAGTCACGAAGACGCGGTGCGTTGCTTTCAATCGGCCCAAGAACCGATCATCGTCGAGGTATTGCGACGACAGCCAActcaacagcaacaacagcaacagcatAGTCAGCGAATCGGATGGAAGGAACAGGAGAGTCGAAGCACAGAACCGGAGAAAGAATGGGAGAGAATGGCCGAAGGTGGCAACAAACGCGATCAACACGCGATTAACATCTGTTCGAATCTGGTGTCGACCGCGGTGCAGACCGACTGGGCTGGACTTCTCGAGACCGAGGAGGAAGAACTGCTGCCGGTCGTCGACGAGCAGCCAAACGATAGCTTCGAGGACTTTCTCGCGCACGACATCGATTTCGAG GAGGTGACGTTGCGGAAGGCGGGCAGCGCCGAGAAGCTAGGACTCACGGTGTGTTACAGTTCCGGATCCGGCAGCGAAGACGCCGACACCGAGGTCTACATCTCGGAAATAGTTCCTGAAAGTCTGGCAGCGCGCGATGGCCGATTGCGAGAAGGCGACCAAATCTTGAGG GTGAACGGAAAGGACGTGGCGAACAAAGAACAAACGGAGAACCTGTTCGCCGAAACGAAAAACGCCGTGACCATTCTCGTCAGTCGATGTCTTTATCAG GAGGACGATTACAAGGAGAGGCGCGTGTACTCTCGG GGCTCGCCGCTGCTTTCGCCGGACCATCTACCTTCCTACCAGAACAGCCTGATCGAGCAGTTGATTcggcagcagcaacagcagacGGAGGAACGGACCAAAGACACGGAAGAGGACGGTTCGACGTTGAggccgccgccgccaccgcctcCACCGGTGCCCTGTCACACGCTTGGACACCAAGCAAACAACAACACCCCTTCCTCGAGCTGTTCTTCCCAAACGTCGCAAAAATCTTCCGGTAGAAACGCTGCGTCGCCTGCGCGACACGCGGATCACGATCGCAAACAGTGGATGCAGGAGACGTTGAAGGATTGCTCGAAGAAGATGGAGGGTCTCTGTGTGCGCGGTCAATCGCAAACAGGTTGCGGAGGCGGAggcggaggaggaggaggaggaatgATCGCGGTTAGGTTGGCAGACGCTTACTCGAATCACGTGTGGAGCGAAACAGAACACATCTACGAGACTATACCGGAGTCTGACAGCGAACCGATCTACTCGTCGCCGTATGAACATCACAGACGTTGGCATCATGCGAATCATACTCCTAGCGTCGTCGCTACTGCACAACCAACCATCACCACCGTCCCTCCGCCACCGACGACCATCGTTTCTACCATCGCGATCGCCATCACGACTACTGCAAATACCACCACGTCGAACGCGCTGATTCAATACTCGCAGAACCAAGCGAATCAGAGTGGAAGATGGTACTGTTCGTCGAAGAGCAACAGCTCGGGCGAGGAGAAGGATAGCTCGAGCGCGTACAACACTGGAGAATCCTGCAACAGCAATCCGCTCACGTTAGAATTGCAACGCGGTGAAAGGGATCATCACAAGAGTACGCTGGTGCTTTGCCCCCCGAAAGCGTTGGCTGtacagcaacaacagcagcagcaacaacagaGGCTCGGTTGCACGTGCCCCGCGTTCACCAACAGACATACAAAGAACCAGTCGAACAAAAGAGGCTCGAGTTCTCATTATTACAGAGATCGTGCGACGGATCCAACCAACTTGCCCGCGGATACTATGTACACGAACATTGCTAACCTTCAGCAAACGATGCTTCTGCAGCAGCAGCTGTTCAAGCAGGCTCTCGACCGTAGAAACTCGACCATCGGTGGATCTAGAGAGAGCAGCAGCGTTACCGCGGTCGCTGCCGGTGGCACTGCGAAAAAGTCCAGGTCTCATGGTAATTTTCAAGCACCGAACTTGACTCGGTACCAGTTTGTCGGCAGTCAACAGGTGTGCGCGTCCAGTTCCTGGATACCACCGGAGGACAAAGCGAACGACGTGCAGATGGAGTGGAAAGTGAAGAGGAGGGCGGACGGAACCAGGTACATCGCTCGGAGGCCAGTCAGGAATCGCATTCTGAGAAATAGGGCGATCAAAATATCGGAAGAGCGAGCCGGTCACAGCACGGAAGACGACACCATGTCGGAAGTGAAG GTTGGCAGATACTGGACCAAGGAAGAACGTAAGAGACAGCTGGAACGTGCTCGCGAACGCAAACAGAGACAACAAGAACTTCAGctgcagcaacagcaacagcaacaacttcagcaacagcagcaacaacagcaacaacagctTCAAATGCAGCAGACCAACGAATTGTTAACGTGCGAGCATGGCGAGCACGAGAAGCTTCCGAAGAAACCGTTGAATATCGTAGAACTGAGTCACAAAAAAATGGCTCGTAAAAAGAACACCCTGGACGATTTCACTACCGTTCAGGAGATGTTGGTTCATGGAAACAGAATCGGTAGCGCGGGAGGTCCCGGTACCGGTGGCAAACTGATGGGTCTTCTTTCGGTAACGACCGTTTGA
- the LOC122575121 gene encoding PDZ domain-containing protein 4 isoform X5: protein MDFVILKVNGQDVSNSSHEDAVRCFQSAQEPIIVEVLRRQPTQQQQQQQHSQRIGWKEQESRSTEPEKEWERMAEGGNKRDQHAINICSNLVSTAVQTDWAGLLETEEEELLPVVDEQPNDSFEDFLAHDIDFEEVTLRKAGSAEKLGLTVCYSSGSGSEDADTEVYISEIVPESLAARDGRLREGDQILRVNGKDVANKEQTENLFAETKNAVTILVSRCLYQEDDYKERRVYSRGSPLLSPDHLPSYQNSLIEQLIRQQQQQTEERTKDTEEDGSTLRPPPPPPPPVPCHTLGHQANNNTPSSSCSSQTSQKSSGRNAASPARHADHDRKQWMQETLKDCSKKMEGLCVRGQSQTGCGGGGGGGGGGMIAVRLADAYSNHVWSETEHIYETIPESDSEPIYSSPYEHHRRWHHANHTPSVVATAQPTITTVPPPPTTIVSTIAIAITTTANTTTSNALIQYSQNQANQSGRWYCSSKSNSSGEEKDSSSAYNTGESCNSNPLTLELQRGERDHHKSTLVLCPPKALAVQQQQQQQQQRLGCTCPAFTNRHTKNQSNKRGSSSHYYRDRATDPTNLPADTMYTNIANLQQTMLLQQQLFKQALDRRNSTIGGSRESSSVTAVAAGGTAKKSRSHGNFQAPNLTRYQFVGSQQVCASSSWIPPEDKANDVQMEWKVKRRADGTRYIARRPVRNRILRNRAIKISEERAGHSTEDDTMSEVKVGRYWTKEERKRQLERARERKQRQQELQLQQQQQQQLQQQQQQQQQQLQMQQTNELLTCEHGEHEKLPKKPLNIVELSHKKMARKKNTLDDFTTVQEMLVHGNRIGSAGGPGTGGKLMGLLSVTTV, encoded by the exons GTAAATGGCCAAGATGTATCGAACTCGAGTCACGAAGACGCGGTGCGTTGCTTTCAATCGGCCCAAGAACCGATCATCGTCGAGGTATTGCGACGACAGCCAActcaacagcaacaacagcaacagcatAGTCAGCGAATCGGATGGAAGGAACAGGAGAGTCGAAGCACAGAACCGGAGAAAGAATGGGAGAGAATGGCCGAAGGTGGCAACAAACGCGATCAACACGCGATTAACATCTGTTCGAATCTGGTGTCGACCGCGGTGCAGACCGACTGGGCTGGACTTCTCGAGACCGAGGAGGAAGAACTGCTGCCGGTCGTCGACGAGCAGCCAAACGATAGCTTCGAGGACTTTCTCGCGCACGACATCGATTTCGAG GAGGTGACGTTGCGGAAGGCGGGCAGCGCCGAGAAGCTAGGACTCACGGTGTGTTACAGTTCCGGATCCGGCAGCGAAGACGCCGACACCGAGGTCTACATCTCGGAAATAGTTCCTGAAAGTCTGGCAGCGCGCGATGGCCGATTGCGAGAAGGCGACCAAATCTTGAGG GTGAACGGAAAGGACGTGGCGAACAAAGAACAAACGGAGAACCTGTTCGCCGAAACGAAAAACGCCGTGACCATTCTCGTCAGTCGATGTCTTTATCAG GAGGACGATTACAAGGAGAGGCGCGTGTACTCTCGG GGCTCGCCGCTGCTTTCGCCGGACCATCTACCTTCCTACCAGAACAGCCTGATCGAGCAGTTGATTcggcagcagcaacagcagacGGAGGAACGGACCAAAGACACGGAAGAGGACGGTTCGACGTTGAggccgccgccgccaccgcctcCACCGGTGCCCTGTCACACGCTTGGACACCAAGCAAACAACAACACCCCTTCCTCGAGCTGTTCTTCCCAAACGTCGCAAAAATCTTCCGGTAGAAACGCTGCGTCGCCTGCGCGACACGCGGATCACGATCGCAAACAGTGGATGCAGGAGACGTTGAAGGATTGCTCGAAGAAGATGGAGGGTCTCTGTGTGCGCGGTCAATCGCAAACAGGTTGCGGAGGCGGAggcggaggaggaggaggaggaatgATCGCGGTTAGGTTGGCAGACGCTTACTCGAATCACGTGTGGAGCGAAACAGAACACATCTACGAGACTATACCGGAGTCTGACAGCGAACCGATCTACTCGTCGCCGTATGAACATCACAGACGTTGGCATCATGCGAATCATACTCCTAGCGTCGTCGCTACTGCACAACCAACCATCACCACCGTCCCTCCGCCACCGACGACCATCGTTTCTACCATCGCGATCGCCATCACGACTACTGCAAATACCACCACGTCGAACGCGCTGATTCAATACTCGCAGAACCAAGCGAATCAGAGTGGAAGATGGTACTGTTCGTCGAAGAGCAACAGCTCGGGCGAGGAGAAGGATAGCTCGAGCGCGTACAACACTGGAGAATCCTGCAACAGCAATCCGCTCACGTTAGAATTGCAACGCGGTGAAAGGGATCATCACAAGAGTACGCTGGTGCTTTGCCCCCCGAAAGCGTTGGCTGtacagcaacaacagcagcagcaacaacagaGGCTCGGTTGCACGTGCCCCGCGTTCACCAACAGACATACAAAGAACCAGTCGAACAAAAGAGGCTCGAGTTCTCATTATTACAGAGATCGTGCGACGGATCCAACCAACTTGCCCGCGGATACTATGTACACGAACATTGCTAACCTTCAGCAAACGATGCTTCTGCAGCAGCAGCTGTTCAAGCAGGCTCTCGACCGTAGAAACTCGACCATCGGTGGATCTAGAGAGAGCAGCAGCGTTACCGCGGTCGCTGCCGGTGGCACTGCGAAAAAGTCCAGGTCTCATGGTAATTTTCAAGCACCGAACTTGACTCGGTACCAGTTTGTCGGCAGTCAACAGGTGTGCGCGTCCAGTTCCTGGATACCACCGGAGGACAAAGCGAACGACGTGCAGATGGAGTGGAAAGTGAAGAGGAGGGCGGACGGAACCAGGTACATCGCTCGGAGGCCAGTCAGGAATCGCATTCTGAGAAATAGGGCGATCAAAATATCGGAAGAGCGAGCCGGTCACAGCACGGAAGACGACACCATGTCGGAAGTGAAG GTTGGCAGATACTGGACCAAGGAAGAACGTAAGAGACAGCTGGAACGTGCTCGCGAACGCAAACAGAGACAACAAGAACTTCAGctgcagcaacagcaacagcaacaacttcagcaacagcagcaacaacagcaacaacagctTCAAATGCAGCAGACCAACGAATTGTTAACGTGCGAGCATGGCGAGCACGAGAAGCTTCCGAAGAAACCGTTGAATATCGTAGAACTGAGTCACAAAAAAATGGCTCGTAAAAAGAACACCCTGGACGATTTCACTACCGTTCAGGAGATGTTGGTTCATGGAAACAGAATCGGTAGCGCGGGAGGTCCCGGTACCGGTGGCAAACTGATGGGTCTTCTTTCGGTAACGACCGTTTGA
- the LOC122575121 gene encoding PDZ domain-containing RING finger protein 4 isoform X7: MAEGGNKRDQHAINICSNLVSTAVQTDWAGLLETEEEELLPVVDEQPNDSFEDFLAHDIDFEEVTLRKAGSAEKLGLTVCYSSGSGSEDADTEVYISEIVPESLAARDGRLREGDQILRVNGKDVANKEQTENLFAETKNAVTILVSRCLYQEDDYKERRVYSRGSPLLSPDHLPSYQNSLIEQLIRQQQQQTEERTKDTEEDGSTLRPPPPPPPPVPCHTLGHQANNNTPSSSCSSQTSQKSSGRNAASPARHADHDRKQWMQETLKDCSKKMEGLCVRGQSQTGCGGGGGGGGGGMIAVRLADAYSNHVWSETEHIYETIPESDSEPIYSSPYEHHRRWHHANHTPSVVATAQPTITTVPPPPTTIVSTIAIAITTTANTTTSNALIQYSQNQANQSGRWYCSSKSNSSGEEKDSSSAYNTGESCNSNPLTLELQRGERDHHKSTLVLCPPKALAVQQQQQQQQQRLGCTCPAFTNRHTKNQSNKRGSSSHYYRDRATDPTNLPADTMYTNIANLQQTMLLQQQLFKQALDRRNSTIGGSRESSSVTAVAAGGTAKKSRSHGNFQAPNLTRYQFVGSQQVCASSSWIPPEDKANDVQMEWKVKRRADGTRYIARRPVRNRILRNRAIKISEERAGHSTEDDTMSEVKVGRYWTKEERKRQLERARERKQRQQELQLQQQQQQQLQQQQQQQQQQLQMQQTNELLTCEHGEHEKLPKKPLNIVELSHKKMARKKNTLDDFTTVQEMLVHGNRIGSAGGPGTGGKLMGLLSVTTV; encoded by the exons ATGGCCGAAGGTGGCAACAAACGCGATCAACACGCGATTAACATCTGTTCGAATCTGGTGTCGACCGCGGTGCAGACCGACTGGGCTGGACTTCTCGAGACCGAGGAGGAAGAACTGCTGCCGGTCGTCGACGAGCAGCCAAACGATAGCTTCGAGGACTTTCTCGCGCACGACATCGATTTCGAG GAGGTGACGTTGCGGAAGGCGGGCAGCGCCGAGAAGCTAGGACTCACGGTGTGTTACAGTTCCGGATCCGGCAGCGAAGACGCCGACACCGAGGTCTACATCTCGGAAATAGTTCCTGAAAGTCTGGCAGCGCGCGATGGCCGATTGCGAGAAGGCGACCAAATCTTGAGG GTGAACGGAAAGGACGTGGCGAACAAAGAACAAACGGAGAACCTGTTCGCCGAAACGAAAAACGCCGTGACCATTCTCGTCAGTCGATGTCTTTATCAG GAGGACGATTACAAGGAGAGGCGCGTGTACTCTCGG GGCTCGCCGCTGCTTTCGCCGGACCATCTACCTTCCTACCAGAACAGCCTGATCGAGCAGTTGATTcggcagcagcaacagcagacGGAGGAACGGACCAAAGACACGGAAGAGGACGGTTCGACGTTGAggccgccgccgccaccgcctcCACCGGTGCCCTGTCACACGCTTGGACACCAAGCAAACAACAACACCCCTTCCTCGAGCTGTTCTTCCCAAACGTCGCAAAAATCTTCCGGTAGAAACGCTGCGTCGCCTGCGCGACACGCGGATCACGATCGCAAACAGTGGATGCAGGAGACGTTGAAGGATTGCTCGAAGAAGATGGAGGGTCTCTGTGTGCGCGGTCAATCGCAAACAGGTTGCGGAGGCGGAggcggaggaggaggaggaggaatgATCGCGGTTAGGTTGGCAGACGCTTACTCGAATCACGTGTGGAGCGAAACAGAACACATCTACGAGACTATACCGGAGTCTGACAGCGAACCGATCTACTCGTCGCCGTATGAACATCACAGACGTTGGCATCATGCGAATCATACTCCTAGCGTCGTCGCTACTGCACAACCAACCATCACCACCGTCCCTCCGCCACCGACGACCATCGTTTCTACCATCGCGATCGCCATCACGACTACTGCAAATACCACCACGTCGAACGCGCTGATTCAATACTCGCAGAACCAAGCGAATCAGAGTGGAAGATGGTACTGTTCGTCGAAGAGCAACAGCTCGGGCGAGGAGAAGGATAGCTCGAGCGCGTACAACACTGGAGAATCCTGCAACAGCAATCCGCTCACGTTAGAATTGCAACGCGGTGAAAGGGATCATCACAAGAGTACGCTGGTGCTTTGCCCCCCGAAAGCGTTGGCTGtacagcaacaacagcagcagcaacaacagaGGCTCGGTTGCACGTGCCCCGCGTTCACCAACAGACATACAAAGAACCAGTCGAACAAAAGAGGCTCGAGTTCTCATTATTACAGAGATCGTGCGACGGATCCAACCAACTTGCCCGCGGATACTATGTACACGAACATTGCTAACCTTCAGCAAACGATGCTTCTGCAGCAGCAGCTGTTCAAGCAGGCTCTCGACCGTAGAAACTCGACCATCGGTGGATCTAGAGAGAGCAGCAGCGTTACCGCGGTCGCTGCCGGTGGCACTGCGAAAAAGTCCAGGTCTCATGGTAATTTTCAAGCACCGAACTTGACTCGGTACCAGTTTGTCGGCAGTCAACAGGTGTGCGCGTCCAGTTCCTGGATACCACCGGAGGACAAAGCGAACGACGTGCAGATGGAGTGGAAAGTGAAGAGGAGGGCGGACGGAACCAGGTACATCGCTCGGAGGCCAGTCAGGAATCGCATTCTGAGAAATAGGGCGATCAAAATATCGGAAGAGCGAGCCGGTCACAGCACGGAAGACGACACCATGTCGGAAGTGAAG GTTGGCAGATACTGGACCAAGGAAGAACGTAAGAGACAGCTGGAACGTGCTCGCGAACGCAAACAGAGACAACAAGAACTTCAGctgcagcaacagcaacagcaacaacttcagcaacagcagcaacaacagcaacaacagctTCAAATGCAGCAGACCAACGAATTGTTAACGTGCGAGCATGGCGAGCACGAGAAGCTTCCGAAGAAACCGTTGAATATCGTAGAACTGAGTCACAAAAAAATGGCTCGTAAAAAGAACACCCTGGACGATTTCACTACCGTTCAGGAGATGTTGGTTCATGGAAACAGAATCGGTAGCGCGGGAGGTCCCGGTACCGGTGGCAAACTGATGGGTCTTCTTTCGGTAACGACCGTTTGA